One part of the Sorangiineae bacterium MSr11954 genome encodes these proteins:
- a CDS encoding DUF4097 domain-containing protein has product MRTKLSIVLALASLACASLAAPVAQARPDEPLDTRPAATHGVVTIETISGSVKVIGWGRSEVDVKSSADGDTQFSVQGDRTQIRARSATLEVRVPAASALEVRGTNIDITIRDVTGAVRVDTASGDIAVSGAPTSISARTASGSVSIDTTSAQTTVRTINGDIRVRGARGTASIESVSGECTLSGGTFQHVDMRSTSGDLTFDGQLAGQGSFDVRSHSGDVSFLVPASTNGNFELRSFRGSISSQLGGVRTGNGSLEFKAGSGGAVVRVQTFSGDIHIAPRGASSPAPPPAPPAPPAPPKPPSPPQPQPQPNQPGK; this is encoded by the coding sequence ATGCGCACCAAGCTTTCCATCGTCCTCGCACTGGCTTCGCTCGCGTGCGCCAGCCTGGCAGCGCCCGTGGCGCAGGCGAGGCCCGACGAGCCGCTCGATACACGCCCGGCGGCCACCCACGGGGTCGTGACCATCGAGACAATCAGCGGCTCGGTCAAGGTGATCGGCTGGGGGCGCTCGGAGGTCGACGTCAAGTCCTCGGCCGATGGGGACACGCAGTTCTCGGTTCAAGGCGATCGCACGCAGATTCGAGCGCGATCGGCCACCTTGGAGGTGCGTGTTCCGGCCGCCAGCGCGCTGGAGGTGCGCGGCACGAACATCGACATCACGATCCGCGACGTGACGGGCGCGGTGCGGGTGGACACGGCCTCGGGCGATATTGCGGTGTCGGGCGCGCCCACGTCCATTTCGGCCCGAACGGCCAGCGGCAGCGTGAGCATCGACACCACCAGCGCGCAGACCACCGTGCGCACCATCAACGGCGACATTCGCGTGCGCGGCGCGCGAGGGACCGCGTCGATCGAGAGCGTGAGCGGCGAGTGCACCTTGAGCGGCGGCACCTTTCAGCACGTGGACATGCGGAGCACGTCGGGCGACTTGACCTTCGACGGCCAGCTCGCCGGCCAAGGCTCGTTCGATGTGCGCAGCCATAGCGGCGACGTGTCGTTCCTGGTGCCCGCGTCCACCAATGGGAATTTCGAGCTTCGAAGCTTCCGCGGCTCCATCTCGAGCCAGCTCGGCGGCGTGCGAACGGGAAACGGATCGCTCGAGTTCAAAGCCGGAAGCGGCGGCGCCGTCGTCCGCGTTCAGACCTTCAGCGGCGATATCCACATCGCGCCGCGCGGGGCATCTTCGCCCGCGCCACCCCCAGCGCCGCCCGCGCCGCCCGCACCACCAAAGCCACCGTCTCCACCTCAACCCCAACCCCAGCCAAACCAGCCCGGAAAATAG